The sequence below is a genomic window from Sander lucioperca isolate FBNREF2018 chromosome 10, SLUC_FBN_1.2, whole genome shotgun sequence.
ATGCATGCACCTCTCAGATATCTATTCCCTGACAACATTATGTGTCTTTGCTCCAATTTATTTTGCGGTCAAGTCAACGTTGCTTTATGCTGCAGGCAAGGTTTTCCGAACAAAGAAAGCTAATATAAACATACATCCTGACTCCGATTTATAGAAAATCCCTTTTGTccactatatcactttatttcatGATAGGGGGAGATCTCAGTCGTTTGTGCTTTTCCCATTAAAATTCATCACTGAAGCCccccctccctgcctcccttTCCCCCCTCTCTCGCAGGACAGACAGAGTCCCCCGAGAGCTCCACTTTCGCCATTACTGTCAAGTACCCTtgacttcttttctttttgcccTTTTATCTACAACAACTAATTCGAGTTCCTTTGCCCTTTTCACTTTTAGACGACGTGAGTGCCTCCCTCGTAAGGCCCTTTCATTTTTCAGCGGAGGAATCAGCATCCAGGCTGTTTTCTGCAGGGCCCCGTGTCTAGGAAATTGAGGGGTTAGTGTCAAAACGAAAACTCTTCACTTCAAATTATTTCGCAGGGCCTCCGCTATGAACCCATTAATGGACGTATGGCGAATAACTTACCCTTTTGACAGCTGCATCATGGACGGTGTTGAGATGTTTCGATAATGTtatcagagagcagagaggggaaatcaATAGCCTGGCATGAAATATGACTGCGAACATGCCAATTACAGCCTGTTTAGGGGGGATTAATGAGGCAGATCTTAGATACTGATATTGTTCTGTCTTAAGGGTTGAGCTGCCTCATTTTCTCGCTGTCACTAAATGAGACTGGATGTTTTTGAAATAACACACGGTGGGAGAGGTTCGATTGCGCCTGTTTTTATGGGTTGAAAATGAATTGGATAAAACTGCTTTATTTAACAGTAGATTGCGTTTAAAATAGTCCTCTCTGCTCAGCCGTGTAGTAGACCCCATGTGTTCTAGTAGTAAAGAATGGGACgtagttttacatttaaaaaaagtccctctgtgtttcagcaccatggacagcaacTCAGCCCAACATCACAAGCGCTCTTCAGAAACcgactgcttttattttcagtgaACAAAGTTGAGACGCTCTCATCCACTTCCTACCAGAGCTGTGCATTtgtgagacttttttttcttttcttttaatagTGATACTCAACTTCTGAGACCTAAATAATATTCAATTACATTTGCATGCGCAtagtaaagaaaaaataaaaatcatgtaaacctattttttccccccaagaTGTAAACTTTTAGTTATACATTTCTGTGCGTGCGCTAAATCAAATAAGCCAAACCGATCCGGATATTTCACGCATGTAACGCCAATGTAACAGTAGCCTATATAGCTAGcattgtgttttaaaaaaaacgaaTCAGACATAATGAGGGAACCATGGAGACGAAATAGGCTTTTCCATCCGACTTTCAGTCAGTCACaaagagtctctctctctctctctttttgcaaTAAAAGGGTCATTTGGTTTTGTTACGAGCAGAAAAGTTTGTTGATAGTTTTTGGGAAACTCATGGCACTGTCTTTGGAGGAGTCTTGGTGCTGCTGCAAGGCCGCCGCGCTCCTCTCAGCCTCCAGGATGGCGCCTTTGGTGTTCGTGGTCCAAGAGACGGTGGTGTTGGTCAGAGCCTGGCTCAAAGTGCTGTGCCTGAACAAGGGGTCGTGGAAAACCCCGTCCACCCAGTTTCTCAGGGTCGTGACCGGCGAGTCATGCCTGTTGTCCAGGCCGGTCACGGGTGAGGTAGCGGCGGGGGATGGGGTGAGGGAGGAGGGCGGCGGCTGGCACCTAAGCATACACGACGGGTACTCAGTCTGGTTCAGGGACGTCGCAGTTTGGGCCAAAGACCAGATCCGAGGCTTGCCGTCTAATATCTGGTGCCcgtgctgctcctgctgctgctgctgctgctgctgctgctgttggttaTAACACGCTTTTGCCTGCTGTCTGCTGTCCGCCTGGAAATCCTCCGGGATCGTTTTCAGACAACTTTTGCTCAAGTCCTGTTCGCCTCCCAGAGAAACAGGGATGGAGATTTTCAGAGACGCGTCCTTGATAAGGTGTTCGGCTGGGCAGTCGCCCGTCGTTgacatgtgtgtgttcatgtggtATCGGTGCTTCAGCTCACACTCAGAGCTCTCAGACTCCAGCGTGTCGAAGTCGTCCAAGTCGCTCAACTGGAGGTCCTTATCAGGCCGACTTCTGGTGTCTGGGAGGAAGAGAACAGAGAGGAGACGAAGGACATGGTCAGTGAAAGATATGGCAGCAGATCTGATAAGGGCATCCTGGACACTCACTCGCCAATCCAAAGTATTGTAAGTTCAATCACACTTGTAAAATTTCGACTTTAATTAAGGAATTCATGTGTACAGCATGACAGTGGTAAATACATATTATCTAATCAGTTTAATCATAAATCAAGTTTCACCTTACATGCTGTGTATAGTTTAAGTACAGTCTGATGTACTTTAATTTATTAACCAACTTAATTTAGTCCTGTCAGAAATATTAAGCCATAATCAGCtgaaaaaagttggaaaacacAATCTCACCATTACAAAGACCCCTACATTTAGGTTTGAACCTCCACCATATCCCTGTGTGAAAGTGACTCTGGTCTGTCTAATGGTATTCCATAGCTTCATTTTTATGGTGATCAGAGTGATACAGCATGCATGTATACAAAACTGCTGACAccgtttaataaaaaaataaaaaaatacagtgcTTTTAGCACAGTGCAtataacaacaataaaatgTTTGACTATACAAAGTGTAAGGCCTCAATGTTCTTTGTTTCTTATTATCAATAAGAATGATAgtttttaacaataaaacagcaTCACACAAATACtattctttttaaattatacagtagaaaataaaataagatgcaAAACTGCTAGGGTTACCTTACACTGATTAGGAGATTTAATCAAATCTTATTCTAACTGACATTTTTGAACACAATAAAAGATGTCAGTGTGGTGACATCATCCCAGTGTATAGTTGGATACAATCTAAAATAGGGTAGATTTAAGATCAATAACAGTAGTAAGATCATGGTTCATGTTCTTCTGTAATTATTTGTGATTCATCACGATCCCTCCAAGTGAGATAAGACGGAAACAGTTGCTCAATATTTACACATGCTCTCAGTTCGAGTAATATTCAGAAATAATGCTGCGGTTAAGAATGTTTCCATTCCAAACAAGAAGAGTGCCACTTTTTGATACTtatagcaacaacaacaacaacaacaacaacaacaacaacaacaacaacaacaacattgcaGTTTTAAGATGTCATGAATACATTACAAGCTTTTGAGACAAAGGCCACCTGTAATATAGTGCCAAACAATTGAGCATATAGCTTTAATAGATGCTCTTTATTTCTGCAGCGCAATGAGAAATGGTGACACTAACCATCCTCATTGTTCTCGCTTTTTATCTGCTCCTCCTGAGACCCATCTTCATCCTCGTCatatctcttctcctctgagCCCTTGTTCCTGGGCGGCCATGTCATCTTGTTCTCCTTCTTGAGCCTCCTCCTGGCGTTGGCGAACCAGGTGGAGACCTGCGTCAGCGTCATCTTGGTGATGATGGCCAGCATGATCTTCTCTCCTTTGGTCGGATACGGGTTCTTCCTGTGTTCCTGCAGCCAGGCCTTCAGGGTGCTGGTGGTCTCACGTGTGGCGTTCTTCCGCCTTGTTCCCCCATCCATGGAACCATATCTGTTAACGAGAAGAACACAACCGCAATGGTAATGAGAGTGTGAATAGAAAATGTAATGCATGTTGCATTACAATTTCTAATGTGTTGCCCTGGCAGTTTCGTTTCTGAAAAACCATGACAGAGCCATCTGCTTGGAATCTTGAAATGATgcataatgaacattataagcGTGACAGCCAATTGTGTAAAGGtctgaaaaataaaagtacacaTCATAAACACGTCACTTAAGAGACATCATTTACAAAATACGGGGGGGAAGGCCAGGTAAGGAGTAAGCACATCATGTCCATCCTTTGGGGAACTGTAACATTAATATTATCAGTAAATTGTTTTACAGAATTGTACATAAGCTTTTGAGTACCATGTGCAGTATGCAGAGCACATA
It includes:
- the irx4a gene encoding iroquois-class homeodomain protein IRX-4a yields the protein MSYPQFGYPYSSAPQFLMTTNSLTTCCESTGRSIADSGVAASGQTPVYCPVYESRLLATARHELSSAAALGVYGSPYTGSQGYGNYVTYGTDASAFYSLGTFDTKDATASAHAGITQATAYYPYDPTLGQYQYDRYGSMDGGTRRKNATRETTSTLKAWLQEHRKNPYPTKGEKIMLAIITKMTLTQVSTWFANARRRLKKENKMTWPPRNKGSEEKRYDEDEDGSQEEQIKSENNEDDTRSRPDKDLQLSDLDDFDTLESESSECELKHRYHMNTHMSTTGDCPAEHLIKDASLKISIPVSLGGEQDLSKSCLKTIPEDFQADSRQQAKACYNQQQQQQQQQQQEQHGHQILDGKPRIWSLAQTATSLNQTEYPSCMLRCQPPPSSLTPSPAATSPVTGLDNRHDSPVTTLRNWVDGVFHDPLFRHSTLSQALTNTTVSWTTNTKGAILEAERSAAALQQHQDSSKDSAMSFPKTINKLFCS